One Bradyrhizobium sp. CCGB12 genomic window carries:
- a CDS encoding acetylserotonin O-methyltransferase, with protein MVSQLSRTAPPPTRANVPPIPAAPELPSAVPLMALSTGFWAFKTLAAAHELDLFSRLTSGAGITVAELAERLDLHPRPAEILLTGCAALGLLEKTDGCYRNTPLSEAYLVRGKPYYFGGFVQMADMRLYAGWGKLTEALRTNRPTTWDPAAQSSMFDGEDPTMLAVFWEAMHSLSTMTARNLGEAVDFRHVRRLLDVGGGSGAYDIELCKQYGTLHATVFDLPHVAAIAAGKIAEAGLTDRIETAGGSFFEQLPNDHDMHLLSMILHDWDEAKNRALLRRSFEALPSGGLVVISELLVNDEKTGPAPAALMSLNMLIETEGRNYTPAEYSEWLEEAGFRHIQTVWFDAPAANGAVIGRKP; from the coding sequence ATGGTCAGTCAGCTCTCGCGGACAGCTCCTCCGCCCACTCGTGCAAACGTCCCGCCGATTCCCGCCGCGCCGGAGCTTCCTTCCGCCGTCCCGCTGATGGCGCTTTCGACCGGTTTCTGGGCCTTCAAGACGCTGGCCGCTGCGCACGAGCTGGATCTCTTCAGCCGCCTTACAAGCGGCGCCGGCATCACGGTTGCAGAGCTGGCTGAAAGGCTCGATCTGCATCCACGACCGGCTGAGATCCTGTTGACCGGCTGCGCTGCACTCGGGCTTCTGGAGAAAACGGACGGATGTTATCGCAATACACCGTTAAGCGAGGCCTATCTCGTGCGTGGGAAACCGTATTACTTCGGTGGCTTCGTGCAAATGGCCGACATGCGGCTCTACGCGGGCTGGGGAAAGCTTACGGAGGCGCTGCGCACGAACCGGCCAACCACGTGGGACCCGGCCGCGCAATCCTCGATGTTCGATGGTGAGGATCCGACGATGCTGGCAGTCTTCTGGGAGGCGATGCATTCGCTCTCCACGATGACCGCACGCAACCTCGGCGAAGCGGTGGATTTCCGGCATGTTCGCCGCCTCCTGGACGTCGGTGGCGGATCGGGCGCATACGACATCGAGCTTTGCAAACAGTACGGGACCCTGCATGCGACCGTGTTTGACTTGCCGCATGTGGCCGCGATCGCCGCGGGAAAGATCGCGGAGGCAGGCTTGACCGACCGGATCGAGACCGCAGGCGGCAGCTTCTTCGAGCAGCTTCCGAACGATCACGACATGCATCTTCTGTCGATGATCCTGCACGATTGGGACGAGGCGAAGAACCGCGCCCTTCTGCGCCGGTCCTTCGAAGCTTTGCCGAGCGGCGGCCTAGTCGTCATCAGCGAGCTCCTCGTCAATGACGAAAAGACCGGGCCGGCGCCGGCTGCGCTGATGAGCCTCAACATGCTGATCGAGACGGAAGGACGAAACTACACGCCGGCCGAATATTCAGAGTGGCTCGAGGAAGCCGGATTCCGGCACATCCAGACGGTGTGGTTCGACGCACCCGCCGCCAACGGCGCGGTGATTGGCCGCAAGCCGTAA
- a CDS encoding PLP-dependent aminotransferase family protein: MAFHVSLVGRNDLSGEIYRQIRQAILDGRLRPGERLTATRELAGALTVARSTVAIAYEALIAEGFATSRTGAGTFVSHQLEAKGPASKTRRSTSRAIRVRDVWQTIPLPPHFLCAARYDFRTGIPDASLFPHRSWRRVVAHALRSRETAVGLYGDPAGSRDLRAAIARHVGVSRCISGSPDDIIVTNGTQQALDIIARVLLEPGDVVAVEKPGYLPPKQLFKALGARVVGVPVDSEGLVVEALPAEARVVYVTPSHQFPLGMAMSLPRRRALLGWAEQCNAVVIEDDYDSEFRFGGRPLEPLQTLDTTGRVVYVGTFSKTLLPSLRLAFMVVPPSLREAMYKAKFVTDWHTATIAQNALARFIDEGAFARHVRKVSRIYSERRELLTAEIRCNFGDYLHLIPSSTGLHIAAYARTASLGEIDAAASRAFDLGVSIQSFPLDGKPQAGIMLGYGAIETSRIAEGLRRLRTCFDERVSRRSKAA; encoded by the coding sequence GTGGCTTTTCACGTTAGTCTTGTTGGTCGAAATGACCTGAGCGGCGAGATATATCGTCAGATCCGACAGGCAATTTTGGACGGGCGCCTTCGACCCGGAGAGCGGCTTACTGCCACGCGGGAACTGGCTGGCGCGCTGACCGTCGCGCGATCGACGGTCGCCATTGCTTATGAAGCCTTGATTGCGGAAGGATTTGCAACGTCGCGTACGGGTGCTGGGACGTTCGTCAGCCATCAGCTCGAGGCAAAAGGTCCTGCATCGAAGACAAGGCGCTCAACATCCCGTGCGATTCGGGTGCGCGACGTTTGGCAGACGATACCGTTACCGCCACATTTTCTCTGCGCGGCGCGTTACGACTTCAGAACGGGGATTCCGGACGCCTCGCTGTTTCCCCATCGAAGCTGGCGGCGGGTCGTCGCCCACGCGCTGCGGTCGCGCGAGACGGCGGTGGGTCTTTATGGGGATCCCGCGGGCAGTCGGGACCTGCGCGCGGCGATCGCTCGTCACGTCGGCGTCTCGCGATGCATCTCCGGATCGCCCGACGACATCATCGTGACGAATGGCACTCAACAGGCACTCGACATCATCGCCCGAGTGCTTCTCGAGCCGGGCGATGTCGTTGCCGTGGAGAAACCGGGCTACCTACCTCCCAAGCAATTGTTCAAGGCGCTAGGGGCGCGTGTGGTCGGTGTGCCGGTCGATAGCGAGGGTCTGGTCGTGGAGGCGCTGCCGGCCGAAGCAAGGGTGGTCTACGTGACGCCCTCGCATCAGTTTCCGCTCGGCATGGCTATGAGCCTTCCGCGTCGACGCGCCCTGCTTGGCTGGGCCGAGCAGTGCAACGCCGTTGTCATTGAGGACGACTATGACAGCGAGTTTCGCTTTGGCGGACGTCCGCTCGAGCCGCTTCAGACGCTCGATACGACTGGACGCGTTGTGTACGTCGGCACGTTTTCAAAGACGTTGCTGCCATCTCTTCGGCTGGCATTTATGGTGGTGCCGCCATCGCTCCGAGAGGCGATGTACAAGGCGAAATTTGTCACCGATTGGCATACGGCGACGATAGCACAGAACGCGCTGGCGCGGTTCATCGACGAGGGGGCGTTTGCGCGCCACGTTCGCAAAGTAAGTCGCATCTATAGCGAACGGCGTGAGTTGCTGACTGCGGAAATCAGGTGCAACTTCGGCGATTACCTGCACCTCATTCCATCGAGTACTGGGCTGCATATCGCCGCCTATGCACGGACGGCGTCGCTCGGTGAAATCGATGCGGCGGCATCGCGAGCGTTTGACCTCGGTGTTTCCATTCAATCCTTCCCGCTGGACGGAAAGCCTCAGGCTGGCATCATGCTGGGATACGGAGCGATCGAGACGTCGCGGATCGCCGAAGGACTGCGGCGGTTGCGAACTTGCTTTGACGAACGCGTGTCTCGACGTTCGAAGGCGGCATAA
- a CDS encoding MFS transporter — protein MSKSPFRRIIDAPDFWRLWWVGLIIATVRWVETVAVGIVVYQRTESAFLVAMMTMLRLLPMGLFGVFLGALAERLDRGRMLFVVVLLMAGTSAVLAILDATGQLEIWHLALASFINGCGWCTDNPVRRVMMGEVVGREKMSLAMSLDVGASNASRMVGPVIGGILLAGAGLQGVLILSSLMYCAALWAVLTIHARAAHAAEPGPVLARIAEGLALARSDKRIRGVLIVTVIYNVFAWPFTSMIPVIGRDRLHLGPEGVGLLATMDGIGAFVGALVLALWLTPKWYGRAFVGGVLCYMLTVVIFALAQIPVLAGAALLLTGVGGAGFGTMQATLVYLASPAEMRSRILGVLTVCIGIGPIGFLWLGWLADRIGSHSATAVTGTLGLLAMATTWRWWKEI, from the coding sequence GTGAGCAAATCGCCGTTCCGGCGGATCATCGATGCACCGGACTTCTGGCGTTTGTGGTGGGTCGGCCTGATCATTGCCACCGTACGCTGGGTGGAAACTGTCGCGGTCGGCATTGTCGTCTACCAGCGCACCGAGTCGGCGTTTCTCGTCGCGATGATGACCATGCTCCGTCTGCTTCCGATGGGCCTGTTCGGAGTGTTTCTCGGCGCGCTCGCGGAACGTTTGGATCGCGGCCGAATGCTCTTTGTCGTCGTGCTGCTGATGGCCGGCACCTCGGCAGTCCTCGCAATTTTGGACGCGACCGGACAGCTTGAGATCTGGCATCTCGCGTTGGCCAGCTTCATCAACGGCTGTGGCTGGTGCACCGATAACCCGGTGCGACGCGTGATGATGGGCGAGGTCGTTGGCCGCGAGAAAATGAGCCTGGCAATGTCGCTCGACGTCGGAGCCAGCAATGCAAGCCGCATGGTCGGCCCCGTCATCGGTGGAATCCTGCTCGCCGGAGCGGGTCTCCAGGGCGTCCTGATCCTGAGCTCGCTGATGTACTGCGCAGCGCTGTGGGCCGTTCTGACGATCCACGCGCGTGCTGCTCACGCCGCAGAGCCGGGGCCGGTGCTGGCGCGCATAGCCGAGGGTCTCGCTCTTGCGCGCAGCGACAAACGAATCCGCGGCGTGCTGATCGTGACCGTGATCTACAATGTCTTTGCCTGGCCGTTCACCAGCATGATCCCGGTCATCGGGCGCGACCGCCTGCATCTGGGCCCGGAAGGCGTCGGCCTATTGGCGACCATGGACGGGATCGGCGCTTTCGTGGGGGCGCTCGTGCTGGCGCTGTGGCTCACCCCGAAATGGTACGGTCGGGCCTTTGTTGGCGGTGTCCTCTGCTACATGCTCACGGTCGTGATTTTCGCGCTGGCACAAATCCCGGTGCTGGCCGGTGCGGCATTGCTCCTGACAGGCGTCGGTGGCGCCGGTTTTGGCACGATGCAGGCGACGCTGGTTTATCTTGCTTCGCCGGCTGAAATGCGCTCGCGCATACTCGGCGTCCTGACCGTCTGCATCGGCATCGGTCCAATCGGCTTCCTTTGGCTGGGATGGCTCGCCGACCGCATCGGATCTCACAGTGCCACCGCCGTAACCGGCACGCTTGGCCTCCTGGCCATGGCGACAACTTGGCGCTGGTGGAAGGAGATTTGA
- a CDS encoding YidB family protein, whose protein sequence is MSRGMPSMTALLGMLALAGYQNRDKLAEMFNKAAGSFSKPQSGDQPRPQGDMLSGLNSMLGGAGVGGLLGGGLNELLEQFTKNGQGEAAESWVGPGPNKEIAPPQLKQAIGQDVLAILEQKTGLSQEELLARLSRELPTAVDKYTPDGRLPSRDA, encoded by the coding sequence ATGAGCCGTGGAATGCCATCGATGACTGCCCTCCTCGGGATGCTTGCCCTTGCCGGTTATCAAAATCGGGACAAACTCGCAGAAATGTTCAACAAGGCTGCGGGATCGTTTTCCAAGCCCCAAAGTGGCGATCAGCCACGACCGCAGGGTGATATGCTGAGTGGCTTGAACAGTATGCTGGGCGGTGCAGGAGTCGGAGGCCTGCTTGGGGGCGGACTCAATGAATTGCTCGAACAATTCACGAAGAATGGTCAAGGAGAGGCCGCCGAATCATGGGTCGGCCCCGGCCCCAACAAGGAAATTGCACCGCCTCAGCTCAAGCAAGCGATTGGTCAGGATGTTCTGGCGATTCTAGAGCAGAAGACCGGACTTTCGCAGGAAGAGCTTCTCGCTCGACTTTCGCGAGAACTGCCAACCGCCGTCGACAAGTATACGCCGGACGGCCGTCTACCGTCACGCGACGCTTGA
- a CDS encoding helix-turn-helix transcriptional regulator produces the protein MSGLVDRIYECAFVPELWPEILAELVQIDGALSGWLCISNGSVIRWSASSQEARHDLRPLMESGWIPRSERFNRLLRAKQTGFIPDSILYTPEEMRDDPAYRDMLYPRGMGWASATAIALPTGDDMVIALERAYDQGSAPPAVLKTLNELHAHLARASLVAARMQLERARAATQALALLGIPALVFSDNGKILAANPLIEALSGFISWRAKDRIALTDVRADALLRDAIATVDQDEAPSVRSFPVRNVSSTMIAHVVPIRGSARDTFSRCAAMLMLTPVTRPEAPSVDLIRSLFDLTPTEARIARGLAAGQTVKAIATESGTSTNTVRWHVKVVLSKIGYSRQSDVVALLNGLRPPGCANDP, from the coding sequence ATGTCCGGCCTCGTCGACCGAATTTACGAATGCGCCTTTGTGCCTGAGCTTTGGCCGGAGATTCTGGCGGAGTTGGTGCAGATCGACGGCGCACTGTCCGGCTGGTTATGTATCTCGAACGGAAGCGTCATCCGATGGTCGGCTTCGAGCCAGGAGGCCAGACATGATTTGCGGCCATTGATGGAGAGCGGATGGATTCCGCGATCGGAACGCTTCAACCGCCTGCTGCGCGCGAAACAGACCGGCTTCATACCGGATAGCATTCTCTATACGCCCGAAGAGATGCGCGATGATCCGGCCTACAGGGACATGTTATACCCACGCGGTATGGGGTGGGCCTCAGCGACCGCGATAGCGCTGCCGACAGGCGATGACATGGTGATCGCGTTGGAGCGAGCATACGATCAAGGATCGGCACCGCCCGCTGTGCTTAAAACCCTCAACGAGCTGCACGCTCATTTGGCCAGGGCCTCGTTAGTTGCGGCCCGCATGCAGTTGGAACGCGCCCGGGCCGCGACCCAGGCACTCGCTCTGCTTGGCATTCCCGCGCTCGTATTCTCAGACAACGGGAAAATCCTTGCTGCGAATCCGTTGATCGAAGCATTGAGTGGCTTCATCTCGTGGCGGGCGAAAGACCGCATTGCGCTGACAGACGTGCGCGCGGACGCGCTGTTGCGCGATGCCATCGCGACGGTGGATCAAGATGAAGCCCCCAGTGTGCGGTCGTTTCCGGTCCGCAATGTCAGCTCCACGATGATTGCGCACGTCGTGCCCATTCGCGGTTCGGCGCGCGACACCTTTTCCCGATGCGCCGCGATGTTGATGTTGACGCCCGTGACCAGGCCGGAGGCTCCGTCGGTCGACCTCATACGATCCCTTTTTGATTTGACGCCCACCGAGGCTCGCATCGCCCGAGGCTTGGCCGCCGGCCAGACGGTCAAGGCCATCGCGACGGAAAGTGGCACATCCACGAATACCGTCCGGTGGCACGTCAAAGTCGTGCTGAGCAAAATTGGCTATAGCCGGCAGTCCGACGTCGTGGCGTTGCTGAATGGACTTCGGCCGCCCGGCTGCGCCAACGATCCCTGA
- a CDS encoding DUF1127 domain-containing protein, translated as MSSIHVTTEPGSATAKRQAYSPVEAYWDVFQEWRKHEKLRTQLCRLTERELTDIGITRGEIDDVASKRGLAGPHHSKEWHRGALVFLMLCNACILVFASEARAQCTARDVLQARLTLKDDPGVRKPPIVIGSAVDVPVWKKIAVGTFSDSFALRNALNALGCGVGDSAGEVMARPAFTLSATKTELELVTVSAAELGFQTETVSLGQIHVRAQQLGFGLAPAEIAPQLRLQYLDQPIGEFLIIGMEPIKTWKGEPVILTVANGGAGLILIGQEGRADAEMFVGSRFVFLRSNEAAPAEAALIQR; from the coding sequence ATGAGCTCAATCCACGTAACCACCGAACCAGGATCGGCAACCGCAAAGCGTCAGGCCTACAGTCCTGTCGAAGCATATTGGGATGTATTTCAGGAGTGGCGCAAACACGAGAAGTTACGAACCCAGTTGTGCCGCCTGACCGAAAGGGAGCTGACGGATATCGGTATCACGCGCGGTGAGATCGACGACGTTGCCTCGAAGCGAGGTCTTGCAGGACCGCATCACTCGAAGGAGTGGCACAGGGGCGCTCTCGTCTTTCTGATGCTCTGCAATGCGTGCATCCTCGTATTCGCGAGCGAAGCCAGAGCTCAATGCACGGCGAGAGATGTCTTGCAGGCTCGCCTGACGCTCAAGGATGATCCCGGCGTTCGTAAGCCGCCGATTGTCATTGGATCCGCCGTCGACGTTCCGGTGTGGAAGAAGATTGCGGTAGGGACGTTTTCAGACTCGTTCGCTCTTCGTAACGCGTTGAATGCGCTGGGGTGTGGTGTCGGAGACTCCGCTGGTGAAGTCATGGCTCGACCAGCCTTTACCCTCAGTGCCACGAAGACAGAGTTGGAGCTTGTTACGGTTTCGGCGGCCGAACTCGGCTTTCAGACCGAGACGGTGTCGCTTGGGCAAATTCATGTCCGTGCTCAACAGCTGGGCTTTGGACTCGCGCCAGCCGAAATTGCTCCGCAATTGAGGCTTCAATATCTGGATCAGCCAATTGGCGAGTTTCTCATCATCGGAATGGAGCCGATCAAGACATGGAAGGGCGAGCCCGTTATCTTGACCGTAGCCAATGGCGGAGCGGGACTCATTCTCATCGGCCAAGAAGGCCGCGCCGACGCGGAAATGTTTGTCGGATCCCGCTTTGTATTCCTGCGGTCGAATGAAGCAGCACCTGCGGAGGCAGCGCTCATCCAGCGCTGA
- a CDS encoding alpha/beta fold hydrolase: MHFAIKALIAGVILYPLHLAPALGADVKQVSVNGAQFAYVEAGQGDPAVLVHGGLQDHRFWHQHLSVLAKNYRVIAYSRQNHFPNATSKNGLPDGAADVHGENLAAILTELGVKRAHIVAHSSGAHAALFFAANHPEMVRSLVINEPPAAALLAGAPGGADVLKQWGVRFSSAREAFQKDDIDAGLRLFAEAIGGPRTYDRRSESDRKMMSDNALSAVADAITTRPRPVFTCDMAKRISAPTLVTNGERSPEFFHRIVDELERCLPQRTRVTIPGSSHTVPGEAPHAYDEAVLAFIASH; the protein is encoded by the coding sequence ATGCACTTCGCAATCAAAGCCCTGATAGCCGGCGTCATTCTCTATCCACTACATTTGGCGCCGGCTTTGGGAGCTGACGTCAAGCAGGTCAGTGTCAACGGCGCGCAGTTCGCCTATGTCGAAGCTGGACAAGGCGATCCCGCCGTTTTGGTGCACGGCGGACTTCAGGATCACCGTTTTTGGCATCAGCATCTTTCGGTGCTCGCCAAAAACTACCGGGTCATCGCCTATAGCCGGCAGAATCATTTTCCGAATGCAACGAGCAAGAACGGCCTGCCTGACGGTGCGGCAGATGTCCATGGCGAGAATTTGGCCGCCATCCTGACCGAGCTTGGCGTCAAGCGCGCACACATTGTCGCGCACTCCTCCGGTGCCCATGCCGCGCTGTTTTTCGCAGCCAACCACCCAGAGATGGTAAGATCGCTCGTCATCAACGAGCCTCCTGCCGCAGCGTTGCTCGCCGGAGCGCCCGGCGGTGCCGACGTCTTGAAGCAATGGGGTGTCAGGTTTTCTTCCGCGCGGGAAGCATTCCAAAAGGACGATATCGATGCAGGGCTGCGGCTTTTTGCAGAGGCAATTGGCGGACCCCGCACCTACGATCGGCGTTCCGAGAGCGACCGCAAGATGATGTCGGATAACGCGTTGTCGGCAGTTGCGGATGCGATAACGACCCGCCCGCGTCCGGTGTTCACCTGCGATATGGCAAAGCGCATTTCGGCCCCGACGCTTGTGACGAATGGTGAACGTAGCCCGGAGTTCTTCCATCGCATCGTGGACGAACTGGAACGATGTCTGCCTCAACGAACCCGGGTCACAATTCCCGGCTCATCTCACACGGTTCCAGGAGAAGCTCCTCACGCCTATGACGAGGCTGTGCTTGCTTTCATCGCGAGCCACTAG
- a CDS encoding acyltransferase, whose translation MKSHLPLLDPLRFAAALGVAIFHQMFWSWAWVSIGVPGFERYVAADVIYPSAAPFTWFGWVGVEIFFVISGFVIANSAINSSPGEFLLSRALRLYPAVWVCATATFLVLLLFGSGPASEIILPYIHAMLMVPKGVTGQWLDEVYWTLAAETAFYGLVFCAMLTKRITLRHLAWGLTIYSAIFNAVALLVLSCTTPSDLPYLVILMFRVPCAAFLLTHGCFFALGIWLFISANRELTTLEQVAIAVTFLSGVAEIYFFASFFLTSISAIADQSALVPIMVWAAAVLLIARAANRSRRSAGIASAEAPAYLRTLGLITYPLYLTHNVIGTAIIRALVDTGLDATSAVWVALGMLVLVCWFICTKIEPAVRRALVQSLAHFGKLPKRQPASRRPALARGLRLPLSVSAKVNVAAS comes from the coding sequence GTGAAAAGCCATTTGCCCTTGCTGGATCCGCTGCGCTTCGCCGCCGCTCTCGGAGTAGCCATTTTTCACCAGATGTTCTGGTCCTGGGCCTGGGTTTCGATCGGCGTCCCGGGTTTCGAGCGCTACGTCGCCGCCGATGTGATCTACCCGTCCGCCGCGCCCTTCACATGGTTCGGCTGGGTCGGCGTCGAAATATTCTTTGTCATCTCCGGTTTCGTCATCGCGAATTCGGCGATCAACTCCTCGCCGGGCGAATTTCTTCTGAGTCGCGCACTCAGGCTTTATCCGGCGGTCTGGGTTTGCGCCACCGCGACCTTCCTCGTTCTGCTTCTCTTCGGAAGTGGACCGGCATCCGAAATCATCCTGCCCTACATTCACGCCATGCTGATGGTCCCCAAGGGCGTCACGGGTCAATGGCTTGACGAGGTCTATTGGACGCTGGCCGCCGAAACGGCGTTCTATGGGCTCGTGTTCTGCGCGATGCTGACGAAGAGGATCACCCTGCGCCACCTGGCCTGGGGCCTCACCATCTACAGCGCAATCTTCAATGCCGTCGCGCTGCTGGTGCTGTCATGCACGACGCCATCCGACCTGCCCTATCTCGTTATCCTGATGTTTCGGGTGCCGTGCGCAGCGTTTCTGCTGACGCATGGCTGCTTCTTTGCGCTGGGGATCTGGCTGTTCATTTCCGCCAACAGAGAATTGACAACGCTCGAACAGGTCGCAATTGCCGTCACCTTTCTTTCGGGGGTCGCCGAAATCTATTTCTTTGCCTCGTTCTTCCTGACGTCGATATCCGCCATTGCGGATCAATCAGCCCTTGTGCCGATCATGGTCTGGGCCGCCGCGGTGCTCCTCATTGCCCGTGCCGCGAACCGAAGCAGGCGCTCTGCGGGCATCGCATCTGCTGAAGCGCCAGCCTATTTGAGAACGCTCGGGCTGATCACCTACCCGCTCTATCTCACCCACAACGTCATCGGCACGGCGATCATTCGTGCGCTGGTCGATACAGGCCTCGACGCCACCTCCGCCGTATGGGTCGCGCTGGGCATGCTCGTCCTCGTCTGCTGGTTCATTTGCACGAAGATCGAGCCCGCCGTCAGGCGCGCGCTGGTGCAAAGCCTCGCGCATTTCGGAAAGCTGCCGAAGAGGCAGCCGGCATCGCGCCGCCCGGCGTTGGCTCGGGGGCTGCGCCTTCCGCTATCGGTCTCGGCAAAGGTGAACGTCGCGGCGTCCTAG
- the rpmG gene encoding 50S ribosomal protein L33 — protein sequence MAKAVTIKVKLVSSADTGFYYVAKKNSRTMTDKLVKKKYDPVARKHVEFREAKIK from the coding sequence ATGGCCAAAGCGGTCACCATCAAGGTCAAGCTCGTGTCCTCGGCCGACACCGGCTTCTACTACGTCGCCAAGAAGAATTCGCGCACCATGACCGACAAGCTGGTCAAGAAGAAGTACGACCCGGTCGCGCGCAAGCACGTCGAATTCCGCGAAGCCAAGATCAAGTAA
- a CDS encoding LLM class flavin-dependent oxidoreductase has translation MAQRQLKLGAFMRPISIHTGAWRYPGAWPDANFNFGHIKQLIQKLEAGKFDAFFMADHLAVLNMPINALKRSHTVTSFEPFTLLSALSAVTERIGLIATGSTTFDEPYHVARRFASLDHLSGGRAGWNIVTTSNPDAALNFGLDDHMEHAERYKRAREFYDVVTGLWDSFADDAFVRDVESGLFFDPSKMHTLDHNGKYLRVRGPLNIARPVQGWPVIVQAGASEDGRQLAAETAEAVFTGGGSLVDGQKLYADIKGRMEKVGRDPEHLKILPGAFVVVGDSVDEAREKRALLDSRVHYDSAIASLSVILGTDASGFDPDGPLPDIPETNASKSGRQRMVDLAAREKLTVRQLAQRVGGYGGLAFVGTPKTIADQMEEWLVGRGSDGFNIMFPFLPAGLDDFVDKVVPELQKRGIFRKEYEGPTLRENLGLPRPKNRFFED, from the coding sequence ATGGCACAACGGCAACTCAAGCTTGGCGCGTTCATGCGCCCGATCAGCATCCACACCGGCGCCTGGCGCTATCCCGGGGCCTGGCCCGACGCCAATTTCAATTTCGGTCACATCAAGCAGCTGATCCAAAAGCTCGAGGCCGGCAAGTTCGACGCCTTCTTCATGGCCGATCACCTCGCCGTCCTCAACATGCCGATCAATGCGCTCAAGCGCAGCCACACCGTGACCTCGTTCGAGCCGTTCACGCTGCTGTCGGCGCTCTCGGCGGTCACCGAGCGCATCGGCCTGATCGCGACTGGCTCGACCACGTTCGATGAGCCCTATCACGTCGCGCGCCGCTTTGCCTCGCTCGACCATCTCAGTGGCGGCCGTGCGGGCTGGAACATCGTCACCACCTCGAACCCGGACGCGGCGCTGAATTTCGGCCTCGACGACCACATGGAGCATGCCGAGCGCTACAAGCGCGCCCGCGAGTTCTACGACGTCGTCACCGGCTTGTGGGATTCCTTCGCCGACGACGCCTTCGTGCGCGACGTCGAGAGCGGCCTGTTCTTCGATCCCTCGAAAATGCACACGCTCGACCACAACGGCAAATATCTGAGGGTGCGCGGTCCCCTCAACATCGCCCGCCCGGTGCAGGGCTGGCCGGTGATCGTGCAGGCCGGCGCCTCGGAAGACGGCCGGCAGCTTGCGGCGGAAACGGCGGAAGCCGTGTTCACCGGCGGCGGCAGCCTCGTCGACGGACAAAAGCTCTATGCCGACATCAAGGGCCGGATGGAGAAGGTCGGCCGCGATCCTGAACACCTCAAGATCCTCCCCGGCGCCTTCGTCGTGGTCGGCGATAGCGTCGATGAAGCCAGGGAGAAGCGCGCCCTGCTCGACAGCCGCGTGCACTACGACAGCGCCATCGCCTCGCTCTCCGTCATCCTCGGCACCGACGCCTCCGGCTTCGATCCTGACGGCCCCCTCCCGGACATCCCCGAGACCAATGCCAGCAAGAGCGGCCGCCAGCGCATGGTCGATCTCGCCGCCCGCGAAAAGCTCACCGTGCGCCAGCTCGCCCAGCGCGTCGGCGGCTATGGCGGGCTCGCCTTCGTCGGCACGCCCAAGACCATCGCTGACCAGATGGAGGAATGGCTGGTCGGGCGCGGCTCGGACGGCTTCAACATCATGTTCCCGTTCCTGCCCGCCGGCCTCGACGATTTCGTCGACAAGGTGGTCCCGGAGCTCCAAAAGCGCGGGATTTTCCGCAAAGAGTATGAAGGGCCCACTTTGAGGGAGAATCTGGGCCTGCCGCGGCCTAAAAACCGCTTCTTCGAGGACTAA
- a CDS encoding NUDIX domain-containing protein has protein sequence MTDISPAEEKAKVHEEKEADHHPYFRPRDAATLILVDRSGTIPKVLVGKRHDKVVFMPGKFVFPGGRVDKADYRVPCAAPITAELEANLAKGSPKTPASRAKSLAVAAIREACEETGLCLGRTAEGKTPKLDGPWKPFADAGLLPDPSGLFLIARAITPPGRVKRFDTRFFTADASAITHRVDGVIHADAELVELVWVELGSKPLADLHPMTRNVLNELDTRLATGPLRHDAPVPFFHFYGGKMQKDILG, from the coding sequence ATGACGGATATTTCGCCGGCGGAGGAGAAGGCCAAAGTTCACGAGGAGAAGGAAGCCGACCACCATCCCTATTTTCGCCCGAGGGATGCGGCGACCCTGATCCTGGTCGATCGCAGCGGCACCATTCCGAAAGTGCTGGTCGGCAAGCGCCACGACAAGGTGGTGTTCATGCCCGGAAAATTCGTCTTTCCCGGCGGCCGGGTCGACAAGGCCGATTATCGCGTGCCCTGCGCCGCGCCCATCACTGCGGAGTTAGAGGCCAATCTCGCCAAGGGCAGCCCGAAGACGCCGGCCTCGCGCGCAAAATCGCTCGCCGTTGCCGCTATCCGCGAGGCCTGTGAGGAGACGGGTCTCTGCCTCGGCCGCACAGCGGAGGGCAAGACGCCGAAGCTCGACGGTCCCTGGAAACCGTTCGCGGATGCCGGCCTCCTGCCCGATCCCTCCGGCCTGTTCCTGATCGCCCGTGCCATCACGCCGCCCGGCCGCGTCAAGCGCTTCGACACGCGCTTCTTCACCGCGGATGCCTCCGCAATCACCCACCGCGTCGATGGCGTGATCCACGCCGATGCCGAGCTGGTCGAGCTGGTCTGGGTCGAACTCGGCTCAAAGCCGCTCGCCGATCTGCATCCGATGACGCGCAACGTGCTCAACGAGCTCGACACGCGCCTTGCCACCGGCCCGCTCCGCCACGATGCGCCGGTGCCGTTCTTCCATTTCTACGGCGGCAAGATGCAGAAGGATATTTTGGGCTGA